The following proteins are co-located in the Alkalidesulfovibrio alkalitolerans DSM 16529 genome:
- a CDS encoding response regulator, with protein MPKDTILVVEDDEDILHLLQFNLESSGYEVVTAMDGAQALAKARRHHPELVLLDLMLPGMDGFEVCKELKKLPETAKTPIIMLTARGEEVDRIVGLELGADDYVVKPFSPREIILRVKAILRRGKPEKPSRQMWKRDGLAVDMDAHRVEVDDEEIQLTATEFKLLAELIRSQGRVQTRDQLLNSVWGYEFDGYARTVDTHVRRLRQKLGAHAGLVETVRGVGYRFKE; from the coding sequence ATGCCAAAAGATACGATCCTGGTGGTCGAGGACGACGAGGACATTCTCCATCTCCTCCAGTTCAACCTTGAATCGTCCGGATACGAAGTGGTAACGGCCATGGATGGAGCGCAGGCCCTGGCCAAGGCGCGCCGTCACCATCCCGAGCTGGTTCTGCTCGACCTGATGCTGCCCGGAATGGACGGCTTCGAGGTCTGCAAGGAACTGAAAAAGCTCCCCGAAACAGCCAAGACGCCCATCATCATGCTCACCGCGCGCGGCGAGGAAGTAGACCGCATCGTCGGTCTCGAACTCGGCGCGGACGACTACGTGGTCAAGCCTTTTTCCCCGCGCGAGATCATCTTGCGAGTCAAGGCCATCCTGCGCCGGGGCAAGCCCGAGAAGCCGTCGCGCCAGATGTGGAAGCGCGACGGGCTGGCCGTGGACATGGACGCCCACCGCGTGGAGGTGGACGACGAAGAGATCCAACTCACGGCTACGGAATTCAAACTGCTCGCCGAACTCATCCGCAGCCAGGGCCGGGTCCAGACCCGCGACCAGTTGCTGAATTCGGTCTGGGGTTATGAATTCGACGGCTATGCGCGCACCGTGGACACCCACGTGCGCAGGCTGCGCCAGAAGCTCGGCGCTCACGCCGGGCTGGTCGAAACGGTGAGGGGCGTGGGCTACCGCTTCAAAGAGTAG
- a CDS encoding arylesterase → MLTCLGDSLTAGFGLRPGQAYPDVLERLLREEGYDVRVINAGVSGDTSAGGLSRLGWALREQPDAMIVALGANDGLRGLSTRLLESNLDAILSRLASEQIPVLLAGMKAPRNLGAGYADSFEAVYRRLAERRNVLFLPFLLEGVAADPSLNLADGIHPNARGAEVIAQNLLPLVRELLAQAEARDP, encoded by the coding sequence GTGCTGACGTGTCTGGGCGACAGCCTCACCGCGGGCTTCGGGCTTCGGCCCGGGCAGGCGTATCCCGACGTGCTGGAGCGGCTCTTGCGCGAGGAGGGCTACGACGTGCGCGTCATCAACGCGGGCGTGTCCGGCGACACGAGCGCGGGCGGCCTCTCCCGTCTGGGCTGGGCGCTTCGCGAACAGCCAGACGCCATGATCGTGGCGCTCGGGGCCAACGACGGCCTGCGCGGTTTGTCCACGCGCCTTCTCGAGTCCAATCTCGACGCCATCCTGAGCCGTTTGGCGAGCGAACAGATTCCCGTCCTGCTGGCGGGCATGAAGGCTCCGCGCAACCTGGGTGCGGGCTACGCCGATTCCTTCGAGGCGGTCTACCGGCGGCTGGCCGAGCGACGCAACGTCCTCTTCCTGCCCTTCCTGCTCGAAGGCGTGGCCGCGGACCCGTCCCTGAACCTAGCCGACGGTATCCACCCCAACGCGCGCGGCGCGGAGGTCATCGCACAAAATCTGCTGCCCCTGGTGCGCGAACTCCTGGCCCAGGCCGAGGCGCGCGATCCATGA
- a CDS encoding ABC transporter ATP-binding protein encodes MDTSRDPIIELREVSLTLQGSAGPVNILRGVDLAVGRGESVGIMGASGAGKTSLLMVLSGLERATSGSVRVAGRDVGAMDEDALARFRGATLGIVFQGFHLVPAMTALENVALPLELAGVREAFAKARESLLAVGLSHRLDHFPAQLSGGEQQRVALARAFASAPDLILADEPTGNLDMATGAKVMDLLFNLCAERGATLVLVTHDRSLAGRCGRRMTMRDGLLAENGEAFA; translated from the coding sequence TTGGACACGTCACGCGACCCGATCATTGAACTTCGCGAAGTATCCCTGACCCTACAGGGCAGCGCCGGACCCGTCAACATTCTGCGCGGCGTGGACCTGGCCGTGGGCAGAGGCGAATCCGTCGGCATCATGGGGGCTTCGGGCGCGGGCAAGACCTCTCTGCTGATGGTCCTCTCGGGCCTGGAGCGGGCCACTTCCGGCTCGGTGCGCGTGGCCGGGCGCGACGTGGGGGCCATGGACGAGGACGCCCTGGCCCGTTTCCGGGGAGCCACGCTTGGCATCGTCTTTCAGGGCTTCCACCTCGTCCCGGCCATGACCGCCCTGGAGAACGTGGCCCTGCCCCTGGAACTTGCCGGGGTGCGCGAGGCTTTCGCCAAGGCCAGGGAGAGCCTTCTGGCCGTGGGGCTATCGCACCGCCTGGACCACTTCCCAGCCCAACTCTCCGGCGGCGAGCAGCAGCGAGTGGCCCTGGCCCGCGCCTTCGCCTCGGCCCCGGACCTTATTTTGGCCGATGAACCCACGGGCAACCTGGACATGGCCACCGGCGCGAAGGTCATGGACCTGCTCTTCAACCTCTGCGCCGAACGAGGGGCCACGCTCGTCCTGGTAACGCACGACCGTTCCCTTGCGGGGCGCTGCGGCCGCCGCATGACCATGCGCGACGGCCTTCTCGCCGAGAACGGCGAGGCCTTCGCATGA
- a CDS encoding DNA repair protein RecN: MLCYLRIQNLALIADAELEFAPGLNALTGETGAGKSFILKALDFLTGGRMEAASVRPGAERAVVEAIFEHDGREMAVRRELSAETGRSRLFCDDSLASLERMAELRPRLFLLTSQHAQARLLSAAHQAELLDAFTTASELFARRAELLGSLRETARELARCREKALRLADKREFLEFQAREIAKVAPKAGEEDELMARREALKGAAEAGEACGRALALLHGQGEGLLEGADMLARELKRLAQADEGFAEDAEAVEDFRHRLRDLAARLRVGPAQADEAEVETVEKRLWELAQLKRRLKRELDDIVALSREIEENLSFLDACGLDEARLSREEARLAAELSQVLARLDEARQRGASELCARLEESLRELGFAEQVRVLAEFSPQEVHPGVSELRGRILWAPNPGQPPQSLERIASGGELSRFLLALAGLSADSDSPCLIFDEVDAGVGGMTLHKVAERLERLAASRQVLVISHWPQLAARARRHFQVSKEIIEGQTTTRCRALAAAEVEAELARMAGGGEQGLRLARDLLARPAPVLAGG, encoded by the coding sequence ATGCTGTGCTACCTTCGCATCCAGAATCTGGCGCTCATCGCCGACGCCGAGCTTGAATTCGCGCCAGGGCTCAATGCCCTCACGGGCGAGACCGGCGCGGGCAAATCCTTCATCCTCAAGGCCCTGGACTTCCTCACGGGCGGCCGCATGGAGGCCGCGAGCGTGCGTCCCGGCGCCGAGCGCGCCGTGGTCGAGGCCATTTTCGAGCACGACGGCAGAGAGATGGCCGTGCGGCGCGAACTCTCGGCCGAGACGGGCCGAAGCCGCCTGTTCTGCGACGACTCTCTGGCGAGTCTGGAGCGTATGGCAGAACTTCGGCCCCGGCTGTTCCTGCTGACCTCGCAGCATGCCCAGGCGCGGCTTTTGTCCGCCGCGCACCAAGCCGAGCTGCTCGACGCCTTTACCACGGCCTCGGAGCTGTTCGCCCGGCGCGCCGAACTGCTCGGCTCGCTGCGCGAGACGGCCCGCGAACTGGCACGCTGCCGCGAAAAGGCGCTCAGGTTGGCGGACAAGCGTGAATTTTTGGAATTCCAGGCCCGGGAGATCGCCAAGGTCGCACCCAAGGCGGGCGAGGAGGACGAACTCATGGCCCGGCGCGAGGCGCTCAAGGGCGCGGCCGAGGCTGGCGAGGCCTGCGGCCGGGCGCTCGCCCTGCTGCACGGCCAGGGCGAAGGGCTGCTCGAAGGGGCCGACATGCTGGCCCGCGAGTTGAAGAGGCTGGCCCAGGCGGACGAAGGCTTCGCCGAGGATGCCGAGGCGGTGGAGGATTTCCGGCACCGGCTGCGCGATCTGGCGGCGCGACTTCGGGTGGGCCCGGCCCAGGCGGACGAAGCCGAGGTCGAGACCGTGGAGAAGCGGTTGTGGGAGCTTGCCCAGCTCAAGCGCAGGCTCAAGCGCGAACTCGACGACATCGTGGCGCTCTCGCGCGAGATCGAGGAGAACCTTTCCTTTCTGGACGCCTGCGGCCTGGACGAGGCGCGGCTCTCCCGTGAGGAGGCCCGTCTCGCGGCCGAGCTTTCCCAGGTCCTCGCGCGGCTGGACGAGGCGCGGCAGAGAGGCGCGAGCGAATTGTGCGCCCGGCTCGAGGAGTCCCTGCGCGAGCTTGGCTTCGCCGAGCAGGTGCGCGTGCTGGCCGAGTTCTCGCCCCAGGAGGTCCATCCGGGCGTGAGCGAGCTTCGCGGCCGCATCCTGTGGGCGCCCAACCCCGGCCAGCCGCCGCAATCGCTGGAGCGCATCGCCTCGGGCGGCGAGCTGTCGCGCTTTCTCCTGGCCCTGGCCGGGCTGTCCGCGGATTCCGACTCGCCGTGCCTGATCTTCGACGAGGTGGACGCGGGCGTGGGCGGCATGACCCTGCACAAGGTGGCCGAGCGCCTGGAGCGCCTGGCCGCCTCCCGCCAGGTGCTGGTCATAAGCCACTGGCCGCAGCTCGCGGCGCGCGCCAGGCGTCATTTCCAGGTCAGCAAGGAGATCATCGAGGGGCAGACCACCACCCGCTGCCGTGCCTTGGCGGCCGCCGAGGTGGAGGCCGAATTGGCCCGCATGGCTGGGGGCGGCGAGCAGGGGCTTCGTCTGGCGCGCGATCTTCTGGCGCGACCCGCCCCTGTCCTTGCAGGGGGCTGA